In Alligator mississippiensis isolate rAllMis1 chromosome 10, rAllMis1, whole genome shotgun sequence, one DNA window encodes the following:
- the IRX5 gene encoding iroquois-class homeodomain protein IRX-5 isoform X4 yields the protein MSYPQGYLYQPSASLALYSCPAYSTSVISGPRTDELGRSSSGSAFSPYAGSTAFTAPSPGYNSHLQYGADPAAAAAAAFTSYVGSPYDHTPGMAGSLGYHPYAAPLGSYPYGDPAYRKNATRDATATLKAWLNEHRKNPYPTKGEKIMLAIITKMTLTQVSTWFANARRRLKKENKMTWTPRNRSEDEEEEENIDLEKNDEDEPQKLEEKGEPEAPETGAEPKAAAGCERLHEPPSPAGKEAEGGLSDSDCKEPAEEGPPGGAPKAAAPSPLGPCAAGRMLQQAAAAEELQHHAPYRPPAAAELHPLLPSATGTGTGTSVIHSPQQAALAKPKLWSLAEIATSADKSKEAGGGEGSPGAGQAQGPPLAGGGASRSPARSPPAQCPFPSSAVLSRPLYYTAPFYPGYTNYGTFGALHSHPGSNAAAAPGTHFNGLNQTVLNRAETLAKETKMLRSQSQVDLCKDSPYELKKGMSNI from the exons ATGTCGTATCCTCAGGGTTACTTGTACCAGCCGTCGGCTTCCTTGGCTCTCTACTCTTGCCCGGCTTACAGCACCAGCGTCATCTCCGGCCCCAGGACCGATGAACTTGGGAGATCTTCCTCTGGCTCCGCTTTTTCGCCTTATGCCGGATCTACAGCCTTTACCGCCCCTTCTCCGGGTTACAACTCCCACCTCCAGTACGGCGCGGAcccggctgcagctgctgccgctgccttcACTTCGTACGTG GGCTCTCCCTACGACCACACGCCGGGCATGGCGGGCTCCCTGGGCTACCATCCCTACGCGGCCCCCCTGGGCTCCTACCCCTACGGGGACCCCGCGTACCGCAAGAACGCCACCCGCGACGCCACCGCCACGCTCAAGGCCTGGCTGAACGAGCACCGCAAGAACCCCTACCCCACCAAGGGCGAGAAGATCATGCTGGCCATCATCACCAAGATGACCCTCACGCAGGTCTCTACCTGGTTCGCCAACGCCCGGAGGCGGCTCAAAAAGGAGAATAAAATGACCTGGACCCCCCGGAACCGGAgcgaggacgaggaggaggaggagaacatcGACCTGGAGAAAAACGACGAGGATGAGCcccagaagctggaggagaagggggagcccGAGGCCCCGGAAACAG GAGCGGAGCCGAAGGCGGCggcgggctgcgagcggctgcatgAGCCGCCCAGCCCGGCGGGCAAGGAGGCCGAGGGCGGCCTGAGCGACTCGGACTGCAAGGAGCCGGCCGAGGAGGGGCCGCCCGGCGGGGCCCCCAAAGCGGCCGCCCCCTCGCCGCTGGGGCCGTGCGCGGCCGGGCGGATGCTGCAGCAGGCGGCGGCCGCCGAGGAGCTCCAGCACCACGCCCCGTACCGGCCCCCGGCGGCGGCggagctgcaccccctgctgccctcgGCCACGGGCACGGGCACCGGCACGTCGGTCATCCACTCGCCGCAGCAGGCGGCGCTGGCCAAACCCAAGCTGTGGTCCCTGGCCGAGATCGCCACGTCCGCGGACAAGTCGAAAGAGGCCGGCGGCGGCGAGGGGTCCCCGGGCGCGGGGCAGGCGCAGGGCCCTCCCCTGGCGGGCGGCGGCGCCTCGCGGTCCCCCGCGCGCTCGCCGCCCGCGCagtgccccttccccagcagcgcCGTGCTCTCGCGGCCCCTCTACTACACGGCCCCCTTCTACCCGGGCTACACGAACTACGGCACTTTCGGGGCCCTCCACAGCCACCCCGGGAGCAACGCGGCGGCGGCCCCCGGCACGCATTTCAATGGATTAAACCAGACTGTCTTAAACCGAGCAGAGACCTTGGCTAAAGAAACTAAAATGCTCAGGAGCCAGTCCCAAGTAGATCTTTGCAAAGACTCGCCCTATGAGCTGAAGAAAGGTATGTCCAACATTTAA
- the IRX5 gene encoding iroquois-class homeodomain protein IRX-5 isoform X3 — translation MSYPQGYLYQPSASLALYSCPAYSTSVISGPRTDELGRSSSGSAFSPYAGSTAFTAPSPGYNSHLQYGADPAAAAAAAFTSYVGSPYDHTPGMAGSLGYHPYAAPLGSYPYGDPAYRKNATRDATATLKAWLNEHRKNPYPTKGEKIMLAIITKMTLTQVSTWFANARRRLKKENKMTWTPRNRSEDEEEEENIDLEKNDEDEPQKLEEKGEPEAPETGAEPKAAAGCERLHEPPSPAGKEAEGGLSDSDCKEPAEEGPPGGAPKAAAPSPLGPCAAGRMLQQAAAAEELQHHAPYRPPAAAELHPLLPSATGTGTGTSVIHSPQQAALAKPKLWSLAEIATSADKSKEAGGGEGSPGAGQAQGPPLAGGGASRSPARSPPAQCPFPSSAVLSRPLYYTAPFYPGYTNYGTFGALHSHPGSNAAAAPGTHFNGLNQTVLNRAETLAKETKMLRSQSQVDLCKDSPYELKKGFDTILRGDEQSKVH, via the exons ATGTCGTATCCTCAGGGTTACTTGTACCAGCCGTCGGCTTCCTTGGCTCTCTACTCTTGCCCGGCTTACAGCACCAGCGTCATCTCCGGCCCCAGGACCGATGAACTTGGGAGATCTTCCTCTGGCTCCGCTTTTTCGCCTTATGCCGGATCTACAGCCTTTACCGCCCCTTCTCCGGGTTACAACTCCCACCTCCAGTACGGCGCGGAcccggctgcagctgctgccgctgccttcACTTCGTACGTG GGCTCTCCCTACGACCACACGCCGGGCATGGCGGGCTCCCTGGGCTACCATCCCTACGCGGCCCCCCTGGGCTCCTACCCCTACGGGGACCCCGCGTACCGCAAGAACGCCACCCGCGACGCCACCGCCACGCTCAAGGCCTGGCTGAACGAGCACCGCAAGAACCCCTACCCCACCAAGGGCGAGAAGATCATGCTGGCCATCATCACCAAGATGACCCTCACGCAGGTCTCTACCTGGTTCGCCAACGCCCGGAGGCGGCTCAAAAAGGAGAATAAAATGACCTGGACCCCCCGGAACCGGAgcgaggacgaggaggaggaggagaacatcGACCTGGAGAAAAACGACGAGGATGAGCcccagaagctggaggagaagggggagcccGAGGCCCCGGAAACAG GAGCGGAGCCGAAGGCGGCggcgggctgcgagcggctgcatgAGCCGCCCAGCCCGGCGGGCAAGGAGGCCGAGGGCGGCCTGAGCGACTCGGACTGCAAGGAGCCGGCCGAGGAGGGGCCGCCCGGCGGGGCCCCCAAAGCGGCCGCCCCCTCGCCGCTGGGGCCGTGCGCGGCCGGGCGGATGCTGCAGCAGGCGGCGGCCGCCGAGGAGCTCCAGCACCACGCCCCGTACCGGCCCCCGGCGGCGGCggagctgcaccccctgctgccctcgGCCACGGGCACGGGCACCGGCACGTCGGTCATCCACTCGCCGCAGCAGGCGGCGCTGGCCAAACCCAAGCTGTGGTCCCTGGCCGAGATCGCCACGTCCGCGGACAAGTCGAAAGAGGCCGGCGGCGGCGAGGGGTCCCCGGGCGCGGGGCAGGCGCAGGGCCCTCCCCTGGCGGGCGGCGGCGCCTCGCGGTCCCCCGCGCGCTCGCCGCCCGCGCagtgccccttccccagcagcgcCGTGCTCTCGCGGCCCCTCTACTACACGGCCCCCTTCTACCCGGGCTACACGAACTACGGCACTTTCGGGGCCCTCCACAGCCACCCCGGGAGCAACGCGGCGGCGGCCCCCGGCACGCATTTCAATGGATTAAACCAGACTGTCTTAAACCGAGCAGAGACCTTGGCTAAAGAAACTAAAATGCTCAGGAGCCAGTCCCAAGTAGATCTTTGCAAAGACTCGCCCTATGAGCTGAAGAAAG GGTTTGACACCATTCTCAGAGGTGATGAGCAGTCAAAAGTCCATTGA
- the IRX5 gene encoding iroquois-class homeodomain protein IRX-5 isoform X2 — MSYPQGYLYQPSASLALYSCPAYSTSVISGPRTDELGRSSSGSAFSPYAGSTAFTAPSPGYNSHLQYGADPAAAAAAAFTSYVGSPYDHTPGMAGSLGYHPYAAPLGSYPYGDPAYRKNATRDATATLKAWLNEHRKNPYPTKGEKIMLAIITKMTLTQVSTWFANARRRLKKENKMTWTPRNRSEDEEEEENIDLEKNDEDEPQKLEEKGEPEAPETGAEPKAAAGCERLHEPPSPAGKEAEGGLSDSDCKEPAEEGPPGGAPKAAAPSPLGPCAAGRMLQQAAAAEELQHHAPYRPPAAAELHPLLPSATGTGTGTSVIHSPQQAALAKPKLWSLAEIATSADKSKEAGGGEGSPGAGQAQGPPLAGGGASRSPARSPPAQCPFPSSAVLSRPLYYTAPFYPGYTNYGTFGALHSHPGSNAAAAPGTHFNGLNQTVLNRAETLAKETKMLRSQSQVDLCKDSPYELKKDSSTELFLFRDAGGSVLNIHNSPKILRVLPRYRCNSFRTKKMVRNGSSNQ; from the exons ATGTCGTATCCTCAGGGTTACTTGTACCAGCCGTCGGCTTCCTTGGCTCTCTACTCTTGCCCGGCTTACAGCACCAGCGTCATCTCCGGCCCCAGGACCGATGAACTTGGGAGATCTTCCTCTGGCTCCGCTTTTTCGCCTTATGCCGGATCTACAGCCTTTACCGCCCCTTCTCCGGGTTACAACTCCCACCTCCAGTACGGCGCGGAcccggctgcagctgctgccgctgccttcACTTCGTACGTG GGCTCTCCCTACGACCACACGCCGGGCATGGCGGGCTCCCTGGGCTACCATCCCTACGCGGCCCCCCTGGGCTCCTACCCCTACGGGGACCCCGCGTACCGCAAGAACGCCACCCGCGACGCCACCGCCACGCTCAAGGCCTGGCTGAACGAGCACCGCAAGAACCCCTACCCCACCAAGGGCGAGAAGATCATGCTGGCCATCATCACCAAGATGACCCTCACGCAGGTCTCTACCTGGTTCGCCAACGCCCGGAGGCGGCTCAAAAAGGAGAATAAAATGACCTGGACCCCCCGGAACCGGAgcgaggacgaggaggaggaggagaacatcGACCTGGAGAAAAACGACGAGGATGAGCcccagaagctggaggagaagggggagcccGAGGCCCCGGAAACAG GAGCGGAGCCGAAGGCGGCggcgggctgcgagcggctgcatgAGCCGCCCAGCCCGGCGGGCAAGGAGGCCGAGGGCGGCCTGAGCGACTCGGACTGCAAGGAGCCGGCCGAGGAGGGGCCGCCCGGCGGGGCCCCCAAAGCGGCCGCCCCCTCGCCGCTGGGGCCGTGCGCGGCCGGGCGGATGCTGCAGCAGGCGGCGGCCGCCGAGGAGCTCCAGCACCACGCCCCGTACCGGCCCCCGGCGGCGGCggagctgcaccccctgctgccctcgGCCACGGGCACGGGCACCGGCACGTCGGTCATCCACTCGCCGCAGCAGGCGGCGCTGGCCAAACCCAAGCTGTGGTCCCTGGCCGAGATCGCCACGTCCGCGGACAAGTCGAAAGAGGCCGGCGGCGGCGAGGGGTCCCCGGGCGCGGGGCAGGCGCAGGGCCCTCCCCTGGCGGGCGGCGGCGCCTCGCGGTCCCCCGCGCGCTCGCCGCCCGCGCagtgccccttccccagcagcgcCGTGCTCTCGCGGCCCCTCTACTACACGGCCCCCTTCTACCCGGGCTACACGAACTACGGCACTTTCGGGGCCCTCCACAGCCACCCCGGGAGCAACGCGGCGGCGGCCCCCGGCACGCATTTCAATGGATTAAACCAGACTGTCTTAAACCGAGCAGAGACCTTGGCTAAAGAAACTAAAATGCTCAGGAGCCAGTCCCAAGTAGATCTTTGCAAAGACTCGCCCTATGAGCTGAAGAAAG
- the IRX5 gene encoding iroquois-class homeodomain protein IRX-5 isoform X1: MSYPQGYLYQPSASLALYSCPAYSTSVISGPRTDELGRSSSGSAFSPYAGSTAFTAPSPGYNSHLQYGADPAAAAAAAFTSYVGSPYDHTPGMAGSLGYHPYAAPLGSYPYGDPAYRKNATRDATATLKAWLNEHRKNPYPTKGEKIMLAIITKMTLTQVSTWFANARRRLKKENKMTWTPRNRSEDEEEEENIDLEKNDEDEPQKLEEKGEPEAPETGAEPKAAAGCERLHEPPSPAGKEAEGGLSDSDCKEPAEEGPPGGAPKAAAPSPLGPCAAGRMLQQAAAAEELQHHAPYRPPAAAELHPLLPSATGTGTGTSVIHSPQQAALAKPKLWSLAEIATSADKSKEAGGGEGSPGAGQAQGPPLAGGGASRSPARSPPAQCPFPSSAVLSRPLYYTAPFYPGYTNYGTFGALHSHPGSNAAAAPGTHFNGLNQTVLNRAETLAKETKMLRSQSQVDLCKDSPYELKKERIQPNSVVATGKEEQKETRDSHHLPGVAGARRGADPTTLRWIDPIHCNPFSFLARFASRQSTKPPSGGVSTTQG, encoded by the exons ATGTCGTATCCTCAGGGTTACTTGTACCAGCCGTCGGCTTCCTTGGCTCTCTACTCTTGCCCGGCTTACAGCACCAGCGTCATCTCCGGCCCCAGGACCGATGAACTTGGGAGATCTTCCTCTGGCTCCGCTTTTTCGCCTTATGCCGGATCTACAGCCTTTACCGCCCCTTCTCCGGGTTACAACTCCCACCTCCAGTACGGCGCGGAcccggctgcagctgctgccgctgccttcACTTCGTACGTG GGCTCTCCCTACGACCACACGCCGGGCATGGCGGGCTCCCTGGGCTACCATCCCTACGCGGCCCCCCTGGGCTCCTACCCCTACGGGGACCCCGCGTACCGCAAGAACGCCACCCGCGACGCCACCGCCACGCTCAAGGCCTGGCTGAACGAGCACCGCAAGAACCCCTACCCCACCAAGGGCGAGAAGATCATGCTGGCCATCATCACCAAGATGACCCTCACGCAGGTCTCTACCTGGTTCGCCAACGCCCGGAGGCGGCTCAAAAAGGAGAATAAAATGACCTGGACCCCCCGGAACCGGAgcgaggacgaggaggaggaggagaacatcGACCTGGAGAAAAACGACGAGGATGAGCcccagaagctggaggagaagggggagcccGAGGCCCCGGAAACAG GAGCGGAGCCGAAGGCGGCggcgggctgcgagcggctgcatgAGCCGCCCAGCCCGGCGGGCAAGGAGGCCGAGGGCGGCCTGAGCGACTCGGACTGCAAGGAGCCGGCCGAGGAGGGGCCGCCCGGCGGGGCCCCCAAAGCGGCCGCCCCCTCGCCGCTGGGGCCGTGCGCGGCCGGGCGGATGCTGCAGCAGGCGGCGGCCGCCGAGGAGCTCCAGCACCACGCCCCGTACCGGCCCCCGGCGGCGGCggagctgcaccccctgctgccctcgGCCACGGGCACGGGCACCGGCACGTCGGTCATCCACTCGCCGCAGCAGGCGGCGCTGGCCAAACCCAAGCTGTGGTCCCTGGCCGAGATCGCCACGTCCGCGGACAAGTCGAAAGAGGCCGGCGGCGGCGAGGGGTCCCCGGGCGCGGGGCAGGCGCAGGGCCCTCCCCTGGCGGGCGGCGGCGCCTCGCGGTCCCCCGCGCGCTCGCCGCCCGCGCagtgccccttccccagcagcgcCGTGCTCTCGCGGCCCCTCTACTACACGGCCCCCTTCTACCCGGGCTACACGAACTACGGCACTTTCGGGGCCCTCCACAGCCACCCCGGGAGCAACGCGGCGGCGGCCCCCGGCACGCATTTCAATGGATTAAACCAGACTGTCTTAAACCGAGCAGAGACCTTGGCTAAAGAAACTAAAATGCTCAGGAGCCAGTCCCAAGTAGATCTTTGCAAAGACTCGCCCTATGAGCTGAAGAAAG AAAGGATCCAGCCAAACAGCGTTGTTGCTACTGGGAAGGAAGAGCAAAAGGAAACACGGGATTCCCACCACCTGCCCGGGGTGGCAGGGGCAAGGCGCGGAGCAGATCCGACTACACTGCGCTGGATTGACCCAATTCACTGCAATCCCTTTTCCTTTCTTGCAAGGTTTGCTTCCCGCCAAAGCACGAAGCCTCCTTCCGGGGGCGTCTCCACGACTCAGGGCTAA